From the genome of Vigna angularis cultivar LongXiaoDou No.4 chromosome 11, ASM1680809v1, whole genome shotgun sequence, one region includes:
- the LOC108333459 gene encoding probable polyol transporter 4 gives MGFQQHGNSELGLSAIALGSKNEYKRMHSDLPEGDDDVLQQEARRNSTRKYVIACATFASLNNVLLGYDVGVMSGAVIFIKEDLKISEVKEEFLVGILSVISLLGSLGGGRTSDIIGRKWTMAIAAVIFQMGSLIMTLAPSFSILMVGRFLAGVGIGFGGLIAPIYIAEISPNTTRGFLTTFPEIFINLGILLGYVSNYAFSGFSVHINWRIMLAVGILPSVFIGFALFIIPESPRWLVMQNRIEEARSVLLKTNESDREVEERLAEIQQAAGLDNGEHYEEKPVWYELLFPSPSLRRMMITGIGIQCFQQISGIDATVYYSPEIFKAAGIEDNAKLLAATVAVGVTKTVFILVAILLIDKKGRRPLLFVSTIGMTVCLFSIGVSLSLFPKGSFVIALAIVLVCGNVAFFSVGLGPVCWVLTSEIFPLRVRAQASSLGAVGNRVCSGFVAMSFLSVSRAITVGGAFFLFAAISSLAIVFVYVLVPETKGKSLEQIELMFKNEHKRQGSEIELGDVEVQKLVQDKTILTD, from the exons ATGGGGTTCCAACAACATGGGAATAGTGAACTGGGGTTGTCTGCAATTGCTTTGGGATCAAAGAACGAGTACAAGAGGATGCACTCCGACCTTCCAGAGGGAGACGATGATGTTTTGCAACAGGAAGCAAGGAGGAACAGTACCAGGAAATATGTTATAGCATGTGCCACCTTTGCTTCTCTCAATAATGTCCTTCTCGGCTATG ATGTTGGTGTGATGAGTGGAGcagttatatttataaaagaagatcTGAAGATATCAGAGGTGAAGGAGGAGTTTTTAGTTGGTATATTGAGCGTTATTTCTCTACTTGGAAGTTTAGGTGGTGGAAGAACTTCCGATATTATTGGTAGGAAATGGACAATGGCGATAGCTGCAGTGATTTTTCAAATGGGTTCACTGATAATGACTCTTGCTCCTTCATTTTCAATACTAATGGTTGGAAGATTTTTAGCTGGCGTTGGAATAGGATTTGGAGGCTTGATTGCCCCTATATACATTGCAGAGATATCACCAAACACCACCAGAGGCTTTCTCACTACCTTCCCAGAGATTTTCATCAATCTAGGAATTTTGCTTGGCTATGTATCAAATTATGCTTTTTCAGGCTTCTCAGTTCACATAAACTGGAGGATAATGCTTGCTGTGGGGATTTTGCCCTCAGTTTTCATTGGCTTTGCACTTTTCATCATTCCCGAGTCACCAAGGTGGTTGGTAATGCAGAACCGGATTGAAGAAGCAAGATCAGTGCTTCTGAAAACTAATGAAAGTGACAGAGAAGTGGAGGAGAGGCTTGCAGAAATACAGCAGGCAGCTGGTTTGGACAATGGTGAACACTATGAAGAGAAACCTGTGTGGTATGAACTGTTGTTTCCTTCTCCTTCCCTTCGCAGAATGATGATCACAGGAATTGGGATTCAATGTTTTCAACAGATTTCTGGAATTGATGCAACTGTGTATTACAGTCCTGAGATTTTCAAAGCAGCTGGGATTGAGGATAATGCAAAACTCCTAGCTGCCACTGTTGCTGTAGGTGTGACAAAGACAGTTTTTATATTGGTAGCAATTCTTCTTATTGACAAAAAAGGAAGGAGGCCACTACTCTTTGTAAGCACAATTGGGATGACAGTTTGTTTGTTTAGCATAGGGGTTAGTCTTTCTTTGTTTCCAAAAGGATCATTTGTAATTGCATTGGCAATTGTACTTGTTTGTGGGAATGTGGCTTTCTTTTCTGTTGGATTAGGCCCTGTGTGTTGGGTTTTGACATCTGAAATATTCCCTTTAAGGGTGCGTGCTCAAGCATCTTCACTTGGGGCTGTGGGCAATAGGGTCTGTAGTGGTTTTGTGGCTATGTCTTTCCTTTCTGTTTCGCGTGCAATTACAGTGGGTGGAGCATTCTTTCTGTTTGCTGCTATTTCTTCTCTTGCCATTGTGTTTGTCTACGTGCTAGTTCCTGAGACCAAAGGGAAGTCATTGGAGCAGATAGAGCTCATGTTTAAGAATGAACACAAGAGGCAAGGAAGTGAAATAGAGTTAGGAGATGTTGAAGTTCAGAAGCTTGTGCAGGACAAAACAATTTTGACAGATTAA